A DNA window from Camelina sativa cultivar DH55 chromosome 13, Cs, whole genome shotgun sequence contains the following coding sequences:
- the LOC104736956 gene encoding uncharacterized membrane protein At4g09580-like, translating to MAAPRNITGDGGGRQQQLVKDEESAAASSAAKGGLVNDDSLTSKRTKSERFPLSRWEFAVFFTVFLVFTTGLLCIYLTMPAAEYGKLKVPRTISDLRLLKENLGSYASEYQARFILGYCSTYIFMQTFMIPGTIFMSLLAGALFGVVRGFFLVVLNATAGACSCFFLSKLVGRPLVNWLWPEKLRFFQAEIAKRRDRLLNYMLFLRITPTLPNLFINLSSPIVDIPFHVFFLATLVGLMPASYITVRAGWALGDLRSVKDLYDFKTLSVLFLIGSISIFPALLKRKRVYE from the exons ATGGCGGCACCTCGGAATATAACAGGTGACGGCGGAGGAAGACAACAACAGCTCGTGAAAGACGAAGAGAGCGCCGCGGCGTCGTCGGCAGCTAAAGGAGGACTCGTAAACGATGATTCGCTGACGAGCAAACGCACCAAATCGGAGCGGTTTCCTCTGTCACGGTGGGAATTCGCCGTGTTTTTCACCGTCTTCCTCGTCTTCACCACCGGTCTTTTGTGTATTTACCTCACCATGCCTGCCGCTGAATACGGGAAGCTCAAAGTCCCGAGAACTATCTCTGATCTTCGATTGCTCAA AGAGAATCTTGGGTCTTATGCAAGTGAGTACCAAGCACGGTTCATTTTAGGTTACTGTTCGACGTATATCTTTATGCAGACTTTTATGATACCTGGAACAATATTTATGTCCTTGCTTGCTGGAGCTCTCTTTGGTGTGGTTAGAGGTTTTTTCCTTGTTGTACTCAATGCAACAGCTGGAGcatgttcttgttttttcttatcGAAACTGGTCGGTAGGCCTCTGGTTAACTGGTTGTGGCCCGAAAAGTTGAGGTTCTTCCAAGCCGAG ATTGCAAAGAGAAGAGATAGGCTCCTAAACTACATGCTGTTCTTAAGGATAACACCAACACTTCCAAACCTCTTCATCAATTTGTCTTCTCCAATCGTTGACATACCCTTCCACGTCTTCTTTTTGGCAACTTTAGTCGGTCTTATGCCAGCTTCTTACATCACCGTCAGA GCTGGTTGGGCTCTTGGAGATCTCAGATCAGTGAAGGATCTGTATGATTTCAAGACTTTGTCAGTGTTGTTCCTCATTGGATCCATCTCCATATTCCCTGCCCTcctaaagagaaagagagtataCGAATGA